The Candidatus Eisenbacteria bacterium genome contains the following window.
CATCGAGGAGCTTCTTCACGTTGTCGGCGTAGGTCGCATTCTCTCCCGCATATCTTGAAGAGAGAACTCCGGGCCTGCCCTCGAGTATGTCTACTTCAAGACCCGTGTCGTCCCCTATTGAAGGGAGCCCCGTGAAATCGCTCGCAAGTCGGGCCTTCAAGAGCGCGTTGTCCTTGAGGGAATCCTTCCCTTCTTTCGGGTCAGGGGCACCGGGGAAGTCACTCAGGGACAGGATCTCCAGCCACTTGGCGGAAAGAATCTCCGTGACCTCCTTGAGTTTGTCACGGTTTCCGGAGGAGAGGACTATTCGAAGTCTGTCGTTGGACGCGGCCACCCGTTTAGTAGATTTCATCTTCCCACACTAGCCCTTCTTCTCGCCGGCGATCGCCCGCTTCTGAGCTTTGATCAGTTCATTGATGCCCTTTCTGCCAAGCTCCACCATCGTGTCCATCTCTTCCTTGGTAAACGGCTTCACCTCGGCCGTTCCCTGTATTTCAACGAGGCGTCCGGATTCCGTCATCGCCACGTTCATGTCCGTGTACGCTCTGCGATCTTCGTCGTAACACAAATCGATAACGACCGCGCCGTCCACGACGCCCAGGCTGACCGCGGCGACAGGTTCGACGAGCGGCAGCCTTTCAATCGTCCCGGAGGCGACGAGACCGGAGAGCGCGAAGTGCAGGGCAACGAACGCACCCGTAATGGAAGCGGTTCGCGTTCCTCCGTCGGCCTGAATTACGTCGCAGTCGAGTATTATGCTCCTCTCACCCAGGACCTTGAGATCTGTGACTGCCCTGAGTGCCCTGCCGATGAGTCTTTGTATCTCCGAGGTTCTTCCTCCGACTCGTCCCCTGTGAGATTCTCTCACGGTCCGCTCCTGCGTGCTTCTCGGAAGCATCCCGTATTCGGCGGTCACCCAGCCCGTTCCGGAGCCCTTGAGAAAAGGAGGAACGCTGTGTTCGACGGTGGCCGCACAGATGACCTTCGTGTCTCCAATCTCCATGAGAACCGACCCGTCGGCGAACTTGAGATAGTCGGTCCGTATCTTGATCTTACGCATCTCGTCAGGTTTTCTTCCATCGACTCTTTTCATGTTTCACCCCGTTTCCTGCTCGGTCGTCTACTCGCAGCCCTATCTCTCGTACCAGGGGACGTCGGACTGGTTGACCAGTGTTAATCCGTCGATTTCCTGCCCCAGAAAACGCTCACCGACGTCCTTGAACTTCCTCGGAATATCACTCACGTAGAAATGCCTGAACACTCTTCCC
Protein-coding sequences here:
- the rph gene encoding ribonuclease PH, with protein sequence MKRVDGRKPDEMRKIKIRTDYLKFADGSVLMEIGDTKVICAATVEHSVPPFLKGSGTGWVTAEYGMLPRSTQERTVRESHRGRVGGRTSEIQRLIGRALRAVTDLKVLGERSIILDCDVIQADGGTRTASITGAFVALHFALSGLVASGTIERLPLVEPVAAVSLGVVDGAVVIDLCYDEDRRAYTDMNVAMTESGRLVEIQGTAEVKPFTKEEMDTMVELGRKGINELIKAQKRAIAGEKKG
- the rdgB gene encoding RdgB/HAM1 family non-canonical purine NTP pyrophosphatase, whose product is MKSTKRVAASNDRLRIVLSSGNRDKLKEVTEILSAKWLEILSLSDFPGAPDPKEGKDSLKDNALLKARLASDFTGLPSIGDDTGLEVDILEGRPGVLSSRYAGENATYADNVKKLLDVLQSLPKEQRIARFKCVIALAIPGGTEKIFRGQCPGRIAFEPRGRNGFGYDPVFIPEGKKSSFAELSPVLKNRLSHRGRALGSLRRHLRKMYLEGIGCTPGRS